Proteins from one Mus pahari chromosome 10, PAHARI_EIJ_v1.1, whole genome shotgun sequence genomic window:
- the Ulk3 gene encoding serine/threonine-protein kinase ULK3 isoform X2 has translation MAGPSWGLPRLDGFILTERLGSGTYATVYKAYAKKDTREVVAIKCVTKKSLNKASVENLLTEIEILKGIRHPHIVQLKDFQWDNDNIYLIMEFCAGGDLSRFIHTRRILPEKVARVFLQQLASALQFLHERNISHLDLKPQNILLSSLEKPHLKLADFGFAQHMSPWDEKHVLRGSPLYMAPEMVCRRQYDARVDLWSVGVILYEALFGQPPFASRSFSELEEKIRSNRVIELPLRPQLSLDCRDLLQRLLERDPARRISFQDFFAHPWVDLEHMPSGESLAQARALVVEAVKKDQEGDAAAALSLYCKALDFFVPALHYEVDAQRKEAIKAKVGQYVSRAEELKAIVSSSNRALLRQGTTVQELLREMARDKPRLLAALEVASAALAKEEAGKEQDALDLYQHSLGELLVLLAEAPGRRRELLHTEVQNLMARAEYLKEQIKIRESHWEAESLDKEGLSESVRSSCTLQ, from the exons ATGGCTGGGCCCAGCTGGGGTCTCCCTCGGCTGGACGGTTTCATCCTTACCGAGCGCCTGGGCAGTGGCACGTACGCCACGGTGTACAAGGCCTACGCCAAG AAGGATACTCGGGAGGTGGTAGCCATAAAATGCGTGACCAAGAAGAGTCTCAACAAGGCGTCAGTGGAAAACCTCCTGACTGAGATTGAGATCCTCAAGGGCATTCGGCACCCCCATATCGTGCAGCTGAAAGACTTCCAG TGGGACAATGACAATATCTACCTCATCATGGAGTTCTGTGCAGGGGGTGACCTGTCTCGCTTCATCCATACCCGCCGGATCCTGCCTGAGAAGGTGGCCCGTGTTTTCTTGCAGCAGTTGG CTAGTGCTCTGCAGTTCCTGCATGAACGGAACATCTCTCACTTGGATCTGAAACCACAGAACATCCTGCTGAGCTCTTTGGAGAAGCCCCACCTGAAACTGGCAG ACTTTGGCTTTGCCCAGCACATGTCCCCGTGGGATGAAAAACACGTGCTCCGCGGTTCCCCGCTCTATATGGCTCCTGAAATGGTGTGCCGGAGGCAGTACGATGCACGTGTGGACCTCTGGTCTGTGGGGGTGATCCTGTACG AAGCCCTCTTTGGGCAGCCCCCCTTTGCCTCCAGATCATTCTCAGAGCTGGAAGAAAAGATTCGCAGCAATCGGGTGATTGAG CTCCCTCTTCGGCCCCAACTCTCCCTAGACTGCCGGGACCTGTTGCAGCGACTTCTAGAGCGGGACCCCGCCCGTCGAATCTCCTTCCAGGACTTCTTTGCCCATCCCTGGGTGGACCTGGAGCACATGCCCAGTGGGGAGAGCCTGGCACAGGCA AGGGCCCTGGTGGTGGAGGCTGTGAAGAAGGACCAGGAGGGGGATGCTGCCGCTGCCCTGTCGCTCTACTGCAAGGCTCTGGACTTCTTTGTACCCGCGCTACACT ACGAAGTGGATGCCCAGAGGAAGGAGGCAATTAAGGCGAAG GTGGGACAGTATGTGTCCCGGGCAGAGGAGCTCAAAGCCATTGTCTCCTCCTCCAACCGGGCCCTGCTAAGACAGGGTACAACTGTCCAAGAGCTGCTTCGAG AGATGGCCCGTGACAAGCCACGCCTCCTGGCCGCCCTGGAAGTGGCCTCGGCTGCCCTGGCCAAG GAGGAAGCTGGCAAAGAGCAGGATGCCCTGGACCTGTACCAGCACAGCCTTGGGGAGCTGCTAGTGCTGTTGGCAG AGGCCCCAGGCCGAAGGCGGGAGCTCCTTCACACCGAG GTTCAGAACCTCATGGCTCGAGCTGAATACCTGAAGGAGCAGATCAAG ATAAGAGAATctcactgggaagcagagagtcTGGACAAAGAGGGGCTATCGGAGTCTGTTCGTAGTT CTTGCACACTGCAGTGA
- the Ulk3 gene encoding serine/threonine-protein kinase ULK3 isoform X1 — protein sequence MAGPSWGLPRLDGFILTERLGSGTYATVYKAYAKKDTREVVAIKCVTKKSLNKASVENLLTEIEILKGIRHPHIVQLKDFQWDNDNIYLIMEFCAGGDLSRFIHTRRILPEKVARVFLQQLASALQFLHERNISHLDLKPQNILLSSLEKPHLKLADFGFAQHMSPWDEKHVLRGSPLYMAPEMVCRRQYDARVDLWSVGVILYEALFGQPPFASRSFSELEEKIRSNRVIELPLRPQLSLDCRDLLQRLLERDPARRISFQDFFAHPWVDLEHMPSGESLAQARALVVEAVKKDQEGDAAAALSLYCKALDFFVPALHYEVDAQRKEAIKAKVGQYVSRAEELKAIVSSSNRALLRQGTTVQELLREMARDKPRLLAALEVASAALAKEEAGKEQDALDLYQHSLGELLVLLAAEAPGRRRELLHTEVQNLMARAEYLKEQIKIRESHWEAESLDKEGLSESVRSSCTLQ from the exons ATGGCTGGGCCCAGCTGGGGTCTCCCTCGGCTGGACGGTTTCATCCTTACCGAGCGCCTGGGCAGTGGCACGTACGCCACGGTGTACAAGGCCTACGCCAAG AAGGATACTCGGGAGGTGGTAGCCATAAAATGCGTGACCAAGAAGAGTCTCAACAAGGCGTCAGTGGAAAACCTCCTGACTGAGATTGAGATCCTCAAGGGCATTCGGCACCCCCATATCGTGCAGCTGAAAGACTTCCAG TGGGACAATGACAATATCTACCTCATCATGGAGTTCTGTGCAGGGGGTGACCTGTCTCGCTTCATCCATACCCGCCGGATCCTGCCTGAGAAGGTGGCCCGTGTTTTCTTGCAGCAGTTGG CTAGTGCTCTGCAGTTCCTGCATGAACGGAACATCTCTCACTTGGATCTGAAACCACAGAACATCCTGCTGAGCTCTTTGGAGAAGCCCCACCTGAAACTGGCAG ACTTTGGCTTTGCCCAGCACATGTCCCCGTGGGATGAAAAACACGTGCTCCGCGGTTCCCCGCTCTATATGGCTCCTGAAATGGTGTGCCGGAGGCAGTACGATGCACGTGTGGACCTCTGGTCTGTGGGGGTGATCCTGTACG AAGCCCTCTTTGGGCAGCCCCCCTTTGCCTCCAGATCATTCTCAGAGCTGGAAGAAAAGATTCGCAGCAATCGGGTGATTGAG CTCCCTCTTCGGCCCCAACTCTCCCTAGACTGCCGGGACCTGTTGCAGCGACTTCTAGAGCGGGACCCCGCCCGTCGAATCTCCTTCCAGGACTTCTTTGCCCATCCCTGGGTGGACCTGGAGCACATGCCCAGTGGGGAGAGCCTGGCACAGGCA AGGGCCCTGGTGGTGGAGGCTGTGAAGAAGGACCAGGAGGGGGATGCTGCCGCTGCCCTGTCGCTCTACTGCAAGGCTCTGGACTTCTTTGTACCCGCGCTACACT ACGAAGTGGATGCCCAGAGGAAGGAGGCAATTAAGGCGAAG GTGGGACAGTATGTGTCCCGGGCAGAGGAGCTCAAAGCCATTGTCTCCTCCTCCAACCGGGCCCTGCTAAGACAGGGTACAACTGTCCAAGAGCTGCTTCGAG AGATGGCCCGTGACAAGCCACGCCTCCTGGCCGCCCTGGAAGTGGCCTCGGCTGCCCTGGCCAAG GAGGAAGCTGGCAAAGAGCAGGATGCCCTGGACCTGTACCAGCACAGCCTTGGGGAGCTGCTAGTGCTGTTGGCAG CAGAGGCCCCAGGCCGAAGGCGGGAGCTCCTTCACACCGAG GTTCAGAACCTCATGGCTCGAGCTGAATACCTGAAGGAGCAGATCAAG ATAAGAGAATctcactgggaagcagagagtcTGGACAAAGAGGGGCTATCGGAGTCTGTTCGTAGTT CTTGCACACTGCAGTGA